The following coding sequences lie in one Tachysurus fulvidraco isolate hzauxx_2018 chromosome 19, HZAU_PFXX_2.0, whole genome shotgun sequence genomic window:
- the chst11 gene encoding carbohydrate sulfotransferase 11 isoform X3 produces MRHNPFAAEGCCRRGSRNALQELYNPTQTEFSKAALLHQARRDQVAQTCRAHSASSRKRHVLTPGDLKHLVVDEEHEMIYCYVPKVACTNWKRVMMVLSGHGKYSDPMEILPSEAHVASNLKTLNQYSIADINHRLKNYFKFMFVREPFERLVSAYRNKFTLRYNTSFHKRYGTRIVRRYRKNATAEAIQSGSDVKFTEFAGYLVDPATQREAPLNEHWQTVYALCHPCHIHYDLVGKYETLEEDADYVLRLAGVSDSLHFPPYAKSTRTTDQMAAMFFNNISALQQSQLYQLYKMDFLMFNYSTPSYLKEQ; encoded by the coding sequence aCGGAGTTCTCAAAGGCAGCGCTTCTCCATCAGGCTCGGCGGGACCAAGTGGCCCAGACATGTCGTGCCCACAGTGCCTCGAGCCGCAAACGGCACGTACTGACACCTGGCGACCTAAAACACTTAGTAGTGGATGAAGAACATGAGATGATCTACTGCTACGTGCCCAAGGTGGCGTGCACCAACTGGAAGCGGGTTATGATGGTCCTGAGCGGGCATGGCAAGTACAGCGATCCCATGGAGATCCTACCCAGTGAAGCACACGTGGCCTCGAACCTGAAGACGCTTAACCAGTACAGCATCGCTGACATCAACCATCGTTTAAAAAACTACTTCAAGTTCATGTTTGTGCGCGAGCCCTTTGAGCGCCTAGTGTCAGCATACCGTAACAAGTTCACACTGCGCTACAACACGTCCTTCCACAAGCGCTACGGTACACGTATAGTCAGGCGGTACCGCAAGAATGCTACGGCTGAAGCGATTCAGAGTGGCAGTGATGTCAAATTCACAGAGTTCGCAGGGTACCTCGTAGATCCAGCCACACAGCGTGAGGCACCACTGAATGAGCACTGGCAGACTGTGTATGCCCTGTGCCACCCTTGCCACATCCACTACGACCTGGTGGGCAAGTACGAAACACTGGAGGAGGATGCTGACTACGTGCTAAGGCTGGCCGGTGTGTCTGACTCGCTACACTTTCCGCCCTATGCCAAGTCTACCCGCACCACCGATCAGATGGCGGCCATGTTTTTCAACAACATCAGTGCACTGCAACAGAGCCAGCTCTATCAGCTTTACAAGATGGACTTCCTGATGTTTAACTACTCCACTCCAAGTTACCTGAAGGAGCAGTAG